A stretch of Natronococcus sp. CG52 DNA encodes these proteins:
- a CDS encoding DUF7527 domain-containing protein, whose translation MDSRTQERVEQWDSRAFSGGYDGLRTLVDSDFSGAVTAARSWLFLLNGRIVGTVDGVVDDFENESGTRYEAPHPSLPLLCAMEEQGGETRAKYYTNETPLREVDETLRNSSFTGYVELSENVLSGDYYVIYYGGRRMAAAYIGSAERLLTGDEAFERAADEVGIYEVIDVEIEVEDVPRADDSTPDSDATESTDGSNGSNGSNETDETDETDGTDERPTTEPRPSEPEGESAPNPRTDSATPAASSGVSSPAPDSETSNAASGITTADETDADQASTTGITDAAPESGASNAQTESSGPDQASERDETIDSPTDTADDATTETDADEASADADEPDTETSDDESARTDSSPDPEVVEAAARELDRQDIDWVDDDSEGGEQPEDAELEERFEQEEQWRETRSIPSIDPDNTEASDAATPAGGSGSARREDAAGNRSRPESTQTSPSKSESGRSSSQSERQSDRTQRSDATTTEADDERRAKASQQLEQLEKQRNALRTKVQELEAERDQLRSKNQQLSSTVDKLRSRVEELETELERARAAGETERERAGGAQLSRKEALSGTNLFVRYASKSRPTLETAHDGGADRGEVESNLRLEHHTQFDESDAVVDGDPYEEALTSSMEYRFVDWLTSVVLYEIRDTGHADALSDLYDAIPMIDRAELHATISLEDDETEDVPDQVGFDVVAYDKMGSPLLVANLNDSREPASQAMLEEMEEAASAVKANYPDLASAIVVTSSYFEPGALEVVERATSGGFLSRGSRLSYVNLSRKQGYHLCLAESRSEGFHMNVPEL comes from the coding sequence ATGGACTCGCGCACGCAAGAGCGCGTCGAACAATGGGATTCTCGTGCCTTCAGTGGCGGATACGACGGGCTCCGGACTCTCGTCGATTCTGACTTTTCGGGCGCCGTTACCGCGGCTAGATCCTGGCTCTTTCTGCTCAACGGTCGCATCGTCGGCACCGTCGACGGTGTCGTCGACGACTTCGAGAACGAATCGGGAACTCGCTACGAGGCACCACACCCCTCGCTGCCGTTGCTCTGTGCGATGGAAGAACAGGGAGGCGAGACGAGGGCGAAGTACTACACGAACGAGACCCCGCTCCGAGAGGTCGACGAGACGCTTCGGAACAGTTCGTTCACCGGTTACGTCGAGTTGAGCGAGAACGTTCTCAGCGGGGATTACTACGTTATCTACTACGGGGGCCGGCGGATGGCTGCCGCGTACATCGGCAGCGCCGAGCGGTTGCTCACCGGCGACGAGGCGTTCGAGCGCGCGGCCGACGAGGTCGGGATCTACGAAGTGATCGACGTCGAGATCGAGGTCGAGGACGTTCCCCGCGCGGATGACTCCACACCCGACTCGGACGCGACGGAGTCGACCGACGGGAGCAACGGGAGCAACGGGAGCAACGAGACCGACGAGACCGACGAGACCGACGGAACCGACGAGCGGCCGACGACCGAGCCCCGGCCGTCGGAGCCAGAGGGAGAGAGCGCGCCGAATCCGCGTACCGATTCGGCGACGCCGGCCGCGAGTTCGGGGGTCAGTTCGCCAGCGCCCGACAGCGAGACGTCGAACGCCGCTTCGGGAATCACCACGGCCGACGAGACCGACGCGGATCAGGCATCGACGACCGGGATCACCGATGCCGCACCCGAAAGCGGGGCGTCGAACGCGCAGACGGAATCGAGTGGGCCGGATCAGGCGAGCGAACGGGACGAGACCATCGACTCGCCCACAGATACTGCCGACGACGCCACGACGGAGACGGACGCTGACGAAGCGAGTGCGGACGCCGACGAACCGGACACCGAAACGAGCGACGACGAGAGCGCGCGAACGGACTCGTCACCGGATCCCGAAGTGGTCGAGGCGGCGGCCAGAGAACTCGATCGCCAGGACATCGACTGGGTCGACGACGACTCGGAAGGTGGGGAGCAGCCGGAGGACGCCGAACTCGAGGAACGATTCGAGCAAGAAGAGCAGTGGCGCGAAACGCGCAGCATTCCGTCGATCGATCCGGACAACACCGAGGCGAGCGACGCAGCGACCCCGGCGGGCGGCTCGGGGTCGGCCAGGCGAGAGGACGCTGCCGGGAATCGATCCCGGCCGGAATCAACGCAGACGTCACCGTCGAAATCCGAGAGCGGACGCTCGAGTTCCCAGTCGGAACGCCAGTCCGATCGCACACAGCGTTCGGACGCCACGACAACTGAAGCGGACGACGAGCGACGCGCGAAGGCGAGCCAGCAACTCGAGCAACTCGAGAAACAGCGGAACGCGCTCCGGACGAAAGTCCAGGAACTCGAGGCCGAACGCGATCAGCTTCGCTCGAAGAACCAGCAGCTGTCGTCGACCGTCGACAAACTCCGGTCGCGCGTCGAGGAACTCGAGACGGAGCTCGAGCGAGCCCGCGCCGCCGGTGAGACGGAACGCGAGCGGGCCGGCGGCGCGCAACTGTCGCGCAAGGAGGCGCTGTCCGGGACGAACCTCTTCGTCCGGTACGCGTCGAAGAGTCGACCCACCCTCGAGACGGCCCACGACGGCGGCGCCGACCGCGGCGAGGTCGAGTCGAACCTGCGCCTCGAGCATCACACCCAGTTCGACGAGTCCGATGCCGTCGTCGACGGCGACCCCTACGAGGAGGCGCTCACCTCGTCGATGGAGTACCGGTTCGTCGACTGGCTCACGTCGGTCGTCCTCTACGAGATTCGTGATACCGGTCACGCGGACGCGCTGAGCGACCTCTACGACGCGATCCCCATGATCGACCGCGCCGAACTCCACGCCACGATCTCGCTCGAGGACGACGAGACCGAAGACGTTCCGGATCAGGTCGGCTTCGACGTCGTCGCCTACGACAAGATGGGGAGTCCGCTCCTCGTCGCGAACCTGAACGACTCCCGGGAGCCGGCCTCGCAGGCGATGCTCGAGGAGATGGAGGAAGCCGCGTCGGCGGTCAAGGCGAACTACCCCGACCTCGCGTCGGCGATCGTCGTCACCTCGAGTTACTTCGAGCCGGGCGCGCTCGAAGTCGTCGAGCGGGCGACCAGCGGCGGGTTCCTCAGCCGCGGCTCGCGGCTGAGCTACGTCAACCTGTCGCGAAAGCAGGGCTACCACCTCTGTCTGGCCGAGTCGCGTTCGGAGGGATTCCACATGAACGTCCCCGAACTGTAG
- a CDS encoding adenylosuccinate synthase, whose amino-acid sequence MTVTIVGSQLGDEGKGGVVDLYGDAADVVARYQGGDNAGHTVVHDGEKYKLSLVPSGAVRGKVGVLGNGCVVNPETLFEEIDTLHDKGLDPDVRVAERAHVILPYHRVLDGIEEDEKEDLAAGTTKRGIGPTYEDKAGRRGIRVGDLLDPDVLRERLEYVIPQKKALAEDVFGKETGEEFDIDHLYETYREYGERLAEEEMTVDCGTFLQEQIDGGDNVMLEGAQGTSIDIDHGIYPYVTSSNPTAGGATVGTGLGPTVVGQGEVIGIVKAYLSRVGTGPLPTELGGVEGQTPEYDPEANADADEEELATYIRDEGGEYGTVTGRPRRVGWLDMPMLRHAARANGFTGLAINHIDVLAGLEEVKVGHSYELEGETVYTMPPTTEKWGDCEATFERFDGWPEVDWADVAAEGYEAIPENARTYLEYVADELEASIYAVGVGPGREETVVVENPYE is encoded by the coding sequence ATGACCGTCACAATCGTCGGGTCGCAACTCGGCGACGAAGGCAAGGGTGGCGTCGTCGACCTCTACGGCGACGCCGCCGACGTCGTCGCCCGGTATCAGGGTGGCGACAACGCAGGACATACCGTCGTTCACGACGGCGAGAAGTACAAACTGTCGCTCGTTCCGTCCGGTGCCGTCCGGGGCAAGGTCGGCGTGCTCGGCAACGGCTGCGTCGTCAACCCGGAGACGCTGTTCGAGGAAATCGACACCCTTCACGACAAAGGACTCGACCCCGACGTTCGCGTGGCCGAGCGCGCACACGTGATCCTCCCGTACCACCGCGTCCTCGACGGTATCGAGGAAGACGAGAAGGAGGATCTCGCGGCCGGGACGACCAAGCGCGGCATCGGTCCGACCTACGAGGACAAGGCCGGCCGTCGCGGCATCCGGGTCGGCGACCTGCTCGACCCCGACGTCCTCCGCGAACGCCTCGAGTACGTCATCCCCCAGAAGAAGGCTCTCGCCGAGGACGTCTTCGGGAAGGAGACCGGCGAGGAGTTCGACATCGACCACCTCTACGAAACCTATCGGGAGTACGGGGAGCGACTCGCCGAGGAAGAGATGACCGTCGACTGCGGGACCTTCCTGCAGGAACAGATCGACGGCGGCGACAACGTCATGCTCGAGGGCGCGCAGGGCACCTCGATCGACATCGATCACGGCATCTACCCCTACGTCACCTCCTCGAACCCGACCGCCGGCGGCGCGACCGTCGGCACGGGGCTCGGCCCGACCGTCGTCGGGCAGGGCGAGGTCATCGGCATCGTCAAGGCCTACCTCTCGCGGGTCGGAACGGGGCCGCTCCCGACCGAACTCGGCGGCGTCGAGGGACAGACGCCGGAATACGATCCCGAGGCGAACGCAGATGCGGACGAGGAGGAACTCGCGACGTACATCCGCGACGAGGGTGGCGAGTACGGAACCGTAACCGGCCGCCCCCGGCGGGTCGGCTGGCTCGACATGCCGATGCTGCGCCACGCCGCGCGCGCGAACGGCTTCACCGGACTCGCGATCAACCACATCGACGTGCTCGCCGGCCTCGAGGAGGTAAAGGTCGGTCACAGCTACGAGCTCGAAGGCGAGACGGTGTACACGATGCCGCCGACGACCGAGAAGTGGGGCGACTGTGAGGCGACGTTCGAGCGCTTCGACGGCTGGCCCGAGGTCGACTGGGCCGACGTCGCTGCCGAGGGGTACGAGGCGATCCCCGAGAACGCTCGGACCTACCTCGAGTACGTCGCCGACGAACTCGAAGCGTCGATCTACGCGGTCGGCGTCGGACCCGGCCGCGAGGAAACCGTCGTCGTCGAAAACCCCTACGAGTAG
- a CDS encoding sensor histidine kinase, whose product MPSNRFRNTVDTVGSLVSGLDTCDTIDDVYDHTVVAVEDLIEFDTAIICTAENGQFEPRAVNVDRLVPAAPLAAGDGIAGKTLEEGRTFVVDDLEAEPAAAPASECFRSVLSIPFGHDGVIQLHSRECEAFSAVDRQLGELLAAIVTNVRARITYEEELGRQRDRFAALFENVPDAALQYRIEDGTQLVDAVNSSFIRTFGCEATEVVNEPLETLLVPDDEDTEPELGYAMDAGRQTDIEVVRETSTGPRPFLLRNVPVATGDETIRGYLIYTDLTELKDRERELERKNERLDRFASIVSHDLRNPLNVANGYLELAMDRHSSTELEKIERAHDRMDRLIDDVLTLARDGETDGFERVSVEATAREAWENVSTERAILEVDVDRSIEADRSRLLQLFENLFRNSVEHGSTNSVSHAQQDAVEHVGSEIRLRVESLPNGFAVADDGPGIPPDEREAVFEPGYTTEGENTGLGLAIVRQISEAHGWTADLRTGETGGARFEFTERPSREMEPEPGSEATEGRR is encoded by the coding sequence ATGCCATCGAATCGATTTCGGAACACCGTCGATACGGTCGGGAGCCTCGTCTCCGGCCTCGACACCTGCGACACTATCGACGACGTCTACGATCACACCGTGGTGGCCGTCGAGGACCTCATCGAGTTCGACACCGCGATCATCTGTACGGCCGAAAACGGGCAGTTCGAACCCAGGGCAGTGAACGTCGACCGACTCGTTCCTGCGGCCCCGTTAGCCGCAGGCGACGGTATCGCCGGCAAGACGCTCGAGGAGGGACGAACGTTCGTCGTCGACGATCTCGAAGCCGAGCCAGCGGCTGCCCCTGCAAGCGAGTGTTTCCGATCGGTGCTCTCGATTCCGTTCGGCCACGACGGCGTCATACAGCTTCACTCACGGGAGTGCGAGGCGTTCTCGGCAGTCGACCGTCAGCTCGGTGAGTTGCTCGCAGCGATCGTGACGAACGTGCGTGCTCGGATCACCTACGAGGAGGAACTGGGACGCCAGCGAGATCGGTTCGCGGCACTGTTCGAAAACGTTCCCGACGCGGCGTTGCAGTATCGTATCGAGGACGGGACGCAACTCGTCGACGCCGTCAACTCGTCGTTCATCCGGACCTTCGGGTGCGAGGCGACCGAAGTCGTGAACGAGCCACTCGAGACGCTACTCGTCCCCGACGACGAAGATACCGAGCCGGAACTCGGGTACGCGATGGACGCGGGACGACAGACCGACATCGAGGTCGTTCGGGAGACATCGACCGGTCCGCGCCCCTTCCTGCTGCGAAACGTTCCGGTCGCCACCGGTGACGAGACGATCCGTGGATATCTGATCTACACCGATCTGACCGAGCTGAAAGATCGCGAGCGGGAACTCGAGCGCAAGAACGAGCGGCTCGACCGGTTTGCGAGCATCGTCAGTCACGACCTCCGGAACCCGTTGAACGTCGCGAACGGCTACCTCGAACTCGCGATGGACCGCCACTCGTCGACGGAACTCGAGAAGATCGAGCGTGCACACGACCGGATGGACCGGCTCATCGACGACGTTCTCACGCTGGCGCGTGACGGCGAGACCGACGGGTTCGAACGCGTCTCGGTCGAGGCGACCGCACGCGAGGCGTGGGAGAACGTTTCGACAGAACGCGCGATTCTCGAGGTCGACGTTGATCGATCGATCGAAGCCGATCGGAGTCGGCTGCTCCAGCTCTTCGAGAACCTCTTTCGGAATAGCGTCGAGCACGGCTCGACGAACTCTGTTTCGCACGCTCAGCAGGACGCCGTCGAACACGTCGGCTCGGAGATCCGTCTCCGCGTCGAGTCGCTCCCGAACGGGTTCGCCGTCGCCGACGACGGGCCGGGGATACCACCCGACGAGCGCGAGGCCGTCTTCGAGCCCGGTTACACGACCGAAGGGGAGAACACCGGTCTCGGACTCGCCATCGTCCGCCAGATCAGCGAGGCGCACGGCTGGACGGCCGATCTACGGACGGGAGAGACCGGCGGCGCTCGATTCGAGTTTACCGAGCGCCCCTCCAGAGAGATGGAGCCCGAGCCCGGCAGTGAAGCGACGGAGGGCCGTCGATGA
- a CDS encoding methytransferase partner Trm112: MKESLLEILCCPLDKHDLELDDAEYDGDEVVGGVLVCTECGERYPIEDGIPNLLPPDMREESPA, encoded by the coding sequence ATGAAGGAGTCGCTGCTGGAGATCCTCTGCTGTCCACTCGACAAACACGATCTGGAACTCGATGACGCCGAATACGACGGCGACGAGGTCGTCGGCGGCGTTCTCGTCTGCACCGAGTGTGGCGAGCGATACCCGATCGAGGACGGGATCCCGAACCTGCTGCCGCCGGACATGCGCGAAGAATCACCCGCCTGA
- a CDS encoding DUF7524 family protein — MPKPTVTVHVNRDSPERLEPAVGTFETDESFTLILEGHDSPAHVHCRLDGPLDRVASLVGSNYYVEPEAQTPVAIDVNAEGIEEPVEGTLEVLTGYGAESVSIGITVEPAPPGVEVDESLAKPNRSPSEPSAPPLLERLEAASGAQSSTIAVLALGLVAVAIAMTAAATIGGPIATAGLTVVVLGFVAALGLLFR; from the coding sequence GTGCCCAAGCCAACGGTCACCGTCCACGTCAACCGCGACTCACCGGAGCGGCTCGAGCCAGCCGTTGGTACGTTCGAAACCGACGAGTCGTTCACGCTGATTCTCGAGGGTCACGACTCGCCCGCACACGTTCACTGTCGACTCGACGGACCGCTCGATCGCGTGGCATCGCTCGTCGGATCCAACTACTACGTCGAGCCCGAAGCGCAGACGCCCGTGGCGATCGACGTGAACGCGGAGGGGATCGAGGAACCCGTCGAGGGAACGCTCGAGGTCCTGACCGGGTACGGCGCCGAGTCGGTGTCGATCGGGATCACCGTCGAACCAGCGCCGCCCGGCGTCGAAGTCGACGAGTCGCTCGCGAAGCCGAACCGGTCGCCGTCCGAGCCGTCCGCGCCGCCGCTGCTCGAGCGGCTCGAGGCCGCGAGCGGCGCTCAGTCGTCGACGATCGCGGTACTCGCGCTCGGTCTCGTCGCGGTCGCCATCGCGATGACGGCGGCCGCAACCATCGGCGGACCGATCGCGACGGCCGGGCTCACGGTCGTCGTTCTCGGATTCGTCGCCGCACTCGGCTTGCTGTTCCGGTAG
- a CDS encoding DR2241 family protein produces MTVAESADLEPLLAAAAEEGEVAFDGLRLERADDEYALETSETDRTGLDEAALRDALEPLEAYVSNWRYWQHEIGGDGTARRAFLRWCERAPIADAERIDHRSLDEPTLDVPERYDALADGIDREWGQLCITTRFVDVERPNGERVYDLWHVDDAGSDLADLEVYDDPRDARALATEDEDGRYRPLKTAPTLRSGWAFTGLSGRGLVDAVEFFYPATVANWHRELRDELDVDHWLETAERQSGIYDVIDELPREAVDWMAEACCVDSQCLRRREWQYEEGDELDVDGGDGPFPCREPCSLVVAAARKWTILESEEERTYELELTTTELNQLSALIDAVAEGRTDEIREADVHDGANRYRARYLRAKRFDDEGGIEATEQNSE; encoded by the coding sequence CTGACCGTGGCGGAATCAGCGGATCTCGAGCCCCTGCTCGCTGCGGCGGCGGAAGAAGGCGAAGTCGCGTTCGACGGGCTCCGACTCGAGCGCGCGGACGACGAGTACGCGCTCGAGACGTCCGAGACGGACCGGACCGGACTCGACGAGGCGGCGCTGCGCGACGCGCTCGAGCCGCTCGAGGCGTACGTCTCGAACTGGCGGTACTGGCAGCACGAGATCGGCGGCGACGGGACCGCGCGCCGGGCCTTCCTCCGGTGGTGTGAACGGGCGCCGATCGCCGACGCCGAGCGGATCGACCACCGATCCCTGGACGAACCGACGCTCGACGTCCCGGAACGGTACGACGCGCTCGCGGACGGCATCGACCGGGAGTGGGGACAGCTGTGTATCACCACACGGTTCGTCGACGTCGAGCGACCGAACGGCGAGCGCGTCTACGACCTCTGGCACGTCGACGACGCCGGGAGCGACCTCGCAGACCTCGAGGTCTACGACGATCCGCGCGACGCGCGAGCGCTAGCGACCGAGGACGAGGACGGCCGCTACCGGCCGCTGAAGACGGCGCCGACGCTGCGGTCGGGCTGGGCTTTCACGGGACTCTCCGGCCGGGGACTCGTCGACGCGGTCGAGTTCTTCTACCCGGCGACGGTCGCCAACTGGCACCGCGAACTGCGCGACGAACTCGACGTCGATCACTGGCTCGAGACCGCCGAGCGCCAGAGCGGCATCTACGACGTGATCGACGAACTGCCCCGCGAGGCCGTCGACTGGATGGCCGAGGCCTGCTGCGTCGACTCGCAGTGTCTCCGTCGCCGCGAGTGGCAGTACGAGGAGGGCGACGAGCTCGACGTCGACGGCGGCGACGGCCCGTTCCCCTGCCGGGAGCCGTGCTCGCTCGTGGTCGCCGCCGCGCGCAAGTGGACCATCCTCGAGTCCGAGGAGGAGCGGACGTACGAACTCGAGTTGACGACCACCGAGTTGAACCAGCTCTCGGCGCTGATCGACGCGGTCGCGGAGGGGCGAACCGACGAGATCCGCGAAGCGGACGTTCACGACGGCGCGAACCGCTACCGGGCGCGGTACCTCCGGGCAAAACGGTTCGACGACGAGGGGGGGATCGAGGCGACAGAACAGAACAGCGAGTAA
- a CDS encoding CbiX/SirB N-terminal domain-containing protein, which translates to MQALVIAAHGSHLNPDASDPTYAHADTVRETGAFDEVREAFWKEEPHFREVIRTLESDEVFVVPLFISEGYFTEQVIPRELRLEDWDPEKWESDGTDASQVTLEATDVGKTIHYCGPVGTHDAMTDVIVQRAESITEDPEVGEGFGLAVVGHGTERNENSAKAVEYHTERIREQDRFDEVKALFMDEEPEVDDVTDFFETDDIVVVPLFIADGYHTQEDIPEDVGLTEDYRLGWNVPAEVEGHRIWYAGAVGTEGLMADVILERAADAGADLGDAIERVRAATAVGTDEVRRETEPGTGAGD; encoded by the coding sequence ATGCAAGCGCTGGTCATCGCGGCGCACGGATCGCACCTGAATCCGGACGCCTCGGATCCGACCTACGCCCACGCGGACACCGTCCGCGAGACGGGCGCGTTCGACGAGGTCCGCGAGGCGTTCTGGAAGGAGGAACCGCACTTCCGCGAGGTGATCCGCACCCTCGAGTCCGACGAGGTGTTCGTCGTTCCGCTGTTCATCAGCGAGGGCTACTTCACCGAGCAGGTGATCCCGCGGGAACTGCGACTCGAGGACTGGGACCCCGAGAAGTGGGAGTCCGACGGCACCGACGCCTCGCAAGTAACGCTCGAGGCGACCGACGTCGGGAAGACGATCCACTACTGCGGACCGGTCGGCACTCACGACGCGATGACGGACGTCATCGTCCAGCGCGCCGAGAGCATCACCGAGGACCCCGAGGTCGGCGAGGGGTTCGGACTGGCGGTCGTCGGCCACGGCACCGAGCGCAACGAGAACTCCGCGAAGGCGGTCGAGTACCACACCGAGCGCATCCGCGAACAGGACCGGTTCGACGAGGTGAAGGCCCTGTTCATGGACGAAGAGCCGGAGGTCGACGACGTTACGGACTTCTTCGAGACGGACGATATCGTCGTCGTTCCGCTGTTCATCGCCGACGGCTACCACACCCAGGAGGACATCCCCGAGGACGTGGGACTGACCGAGGACTACCGACTGGGGTGGAACGTCCCCGCGGAAGTCGAGGGCCACCGGATCTGGTACGCCGGCGCCGTCGGCACCGAGGGGCTGATGGCCGACGTCATCCTCGAGCGGGCGGCCGACGCCGGCGCGGATCTCGGCGACGCGATCGAACGAGTCAGAGCGGCGACGGCGGTCGGAACCGACGAGGTCCGGCGCGAGACGGAACCGGGCACGGGAGCGGGTGACTGA
- a CDS encoding HalOD1 output domain-containing protein: protein MSKKTDEGIMDGDDPTSGADTHWSQVAQRHYEPNGRGELTTAIVYAIAEGNGVSPTEVKSPPLYKCVDAAALEDAFFGPDVAGDSRQGVGTVEFQYTNYLVEIRSDGWIQVYEPTEADLS from the coding sequence ATGAGCAAGAAGACTGACGAAGGAATCATGGACGGAGACGACCCCACCAGTGGTGCCGACACGCACTGGTCACAGGTAGCACAACGCCACTACGAACCCAACGGACGGGGAGAACTCACGACCGCAATCGTGTACGCAATCGCAGAGGGTAATGGCGTGTCTCCGACCGAGGTGAAGTCGCCACCGTTGTACAAGTGCGTAGACGCGGCGGCCCTCGAAGACGCGTTCTTCGGGCCAGACGTAGCCGGTGATTCTCGGCAGGGTGTCGGCACTGTCGAGTTTCAGTACACCAATTACCTCGTGGAAATCCGGAGCGACGGGTGGATTCAGGTGTACGAGCCGACCGAAGCAGACCTGTCGTAG
- a CDS encoding DUF7344 domain-containing protein — MTGEPDPSEEVTSDASASSENQLPSVDILEIEPVYEALGHPRRRYLCYTLLEDTEWSLSDLATKIAAWENDVPEHEVTENHHEGVYVSLYHAHVPKLVDEGVITFGEATETITTAEHAEQVMTALEGIGASLDANQETHARSEMDEQED; from the coding sequence TGAGGAAGTAACGTCCGACGCGTCCGCGTCATCGGAAAACCAACTGCCATCGGTCGATATTTTGGAAATCGAACCGGTGTACGAGGCATTGGGGCACCCCCGACGGCGCTACCTGTGCTACACCCTTCTCGAAGACACCGAATGGTCACTAAGCGACTTGGCGACGAAAATCGCCGCGTGGGAGAACGACGTTCCCGAACACGAAGTAACGGAAAACCATCACGAAGGGGTGTACGTCTCGCTGTACCACGCCCACGTCCCGAAGTTGGTGGATGAAGGCGTGATTACGTTCGGTGAGGCGACCGAGACGATTACGACCGCCGAACACGCCGAACAGGTCATGACCGCTCTCGAAGGAATTGGTGCCAGCCTCGACGCTAATCAGGAAACGCACGCTCGGAGTGAGATGGATGAGCAAGAAGACTGA